Proteins from a genomic interval of Hemicordylus capensis ecotype Gifberg chromosome 14, rHemCap1.1.pri, whole genome shotgun sequence:
- the VEGFB gene encoding vascular endothelial growth factor B isoform X2, whose amino-acid sequence MRAPAGGGALQLLLATTFQLLGGCCANTMLRSQDNGTHMPGEVIRWVDVYNRSFCQPKETMVPVSAEHPGEVEHILVPSCVPLRRCAGCCADEELECVPVQMHVVVMEVMKTRFPRSHLGQMPFVEHSACECRPKKLSKDQTKRPPCLPCRDRRRHLDPQTCECRCRRRPQRCRARGLELNEHSCRCEKLRR is encoded by the exons ATGCGCGCCCCCGCCGGCGGCGGTGCCCTTCAGCTGCTGCTGGCAACAACCTTCCAGCTCCTGGGCGGCTGCTGCGCCAACACG ATGCTGCGGTCGCAGGATAACGGGACACACATGCCGGGAGAAG tgaTCCGCTGGGTCGACGTGTACAACCGCAGCTTCTGCCAGCCCAAGGAGACGATGGTGCCGGTGAGCGCGGAGCACCCTGGGGAGGTGGAGCACATCCTGGTCCCCTCGTGCGTGCCCCTGCGGCGCTGTGCCGGCTGCTGTGCCGACGAAGAGCTGGAATGCGTGCCTGTCCAGATGCACGTCGTGGTCATGGAG GTGATGAAGACCCGGTTCCCACGCAGCCATTTGGGCCAGATGCCTTTTGTGGAGCACAGTGCGTGTGAATGCAG ACCAAAGAAACTGAGCAAAGACCAGACCAAAAG GCCACCTTGCCTTCCCTGTCGGGACAGGAGGCGGCACCTGGACCCTCAGACGTGTGAATGCCGCTGCCGCCGGCGGCCTCAGCGCTGCCGAGCACGAGGCCTGGAACTCAACGAGCACAGCTGCAG gtgTGAGAAGCTCCGAAGGTGA
- the VEGFB gene encoding vascular endothelial growth factor B isoform X1 — protein sequence MWPRDRQPSPGRKIRAPRFVLGLLGPRRLDLAAVQPARAALEQQPRRLALPCPIPLRGRVRGRRRRRLPCCECAARKRAREGAHPGQLQAPGARVCIPKGRLALQTASVSQPSGEMLRSQDNGTHMPGEVIRWVDVYNRSFCQPKETMVPVSAEHPGEVEHILVPSCVPLRRCAGCCADEELECVPVQMHVVVMEVMKTRFPRSHLGQMPFVEHSACECRPKKLSKDQTKRPPCLPCRDRRRHLDPQTCECRCRRRPQRCRARGLELNEHSCRCEKLRR from the exons ATGTGGCCCCGGGACCGGCAGCCGAGCCCTGGCAGAAAGATCCGCGCGCCCCGCTTTGTGCTCGGCCTGCTGGGGCCCCGACGGCTGGACCTCGCCGCTGTCCAGCCCGCCCGCGCTGCCCTGGAACAACAGCCTCGCAGGCTCGCTCTGCCCTGCCCAATTCCCCTCCGGGGGCGGGttcggggccgccgccgccgccgccttccttGCTGCGAATGCGCCGCAAGGAAGAGGGCGAGGGAAGGAGCGCATCCCGGGCAGCTACAGGCGCCCGGGGCGCGCGTCTGCATCCCCAAGGGTCGGCTGGCTCTGCAGACTGCGAGTGTGTCACAACCGTCTGGCGAG ATGCTGCGGTCGCAGGATAACGGGACACACATGCCGGGAGAAG tgaTCCGCTGGGTCGACGTGTACAACCGCAGCTTCTGCCAGCCCAAGGAGACGATGGTGCCGGTGAGCGCGGAGCACCCTGGGGAGGTGGAGCACATCCTGGTCCCCTCGTGCGTGCCCCTGCGGCGCTGTGCCGGCTGCTGTGCCGACGAAGAGCTGGAATGCGTGCCTGTCCAGATGCACGTCGTGGTCATGGAG GTGATGAAGACCCGGTTCCCACGCAGCCATTTGGGCCAGATGCCTTTTGTGGAGCACAGTGCGTGTGAATGCAG ACCAAAGAAACTGAGCAAAGACCAGACCAAAAG GCCACCTTGCCTTCCCTGTCGGGACAGGAGGCGGCACCTGGACCCTCAGACGTGTGAATGCCGCTGCCGCCGGCGGCCTCAGCGCTGCCGAGCACGAGGCCTGGAACTCAACGAGCACAGCTGCAG gtgTGAGAAGCTCCGAAGGTGA